A region of candidate division WOR-3 bacterium DNA encodes the following proteins:
- a CDS encoding HD domain-containing protein, whose protein sequence is MLSPDQITLILGALLHDIGKFYLGEPLCEEFKDVKLNGHGHAKWSASFVSNILKKNNQIFNDATSLIDMVLYHGQPGKKKDYQDQDRDENKILKAHLISIADKLSSKERRAEKEEEVEKETKEERAERSQIPLVSVFNEISLGLHIRKEEKKAYRLNPLAI, encoded by the coding sequence ATGCTTTCGCCTGACCAAATTACCCTAATCCTTGGTGCCCTTTTACACGATATTGGAAAGTTCTATTTAGGCGAACCTCTATGTGAGGAGTTCAAAGATGTAAAACTAAATGGGCACGGTCATGCCAAATGGAGCGCTTCCTTTGTAAGTAATATACTTAAAAAAAATAACCAAATTTTTAATGATGCAACGAGTTTAATTGATATGGTTCTATACCATGGCCAGCCGGGAAAGAAAAAAGATTACCAGGACCAGGACCGAGATGAGAATAAAATTTTGAAAGCCCACTTAATATCTATTGCGGATAAACTTTCTTCAAAAGAGCGAAGGGCAGAAAAAGAAGAAGAGGTGGAGAAGGAAACAAAAGAAGAACGAGCCGAGCGTTCCCAGATCCCTTTAGTTTCTGTTTTTAACGAGATAAGTTTAGGATTACACATCAGAAAAGAAGAGAAAAAAGCATATCGTTTAAACCCATTAGCCATAA
- the cas6 gene encoding CRISPR system precrRNA processing endoribonuclease RAMP protein Cas6, giving the protein MRIAEFSVKMKAKEKMTLPPYKGFLLRGAFGLAFRKVSCPFPEKECSACLLKAQCVYSYIFETPRPENSEIMRKYPNVPHPFLLEPPLENKTEYQTGDPFSFNLILLGKAIDYLPYFIYSFEEMAQKGLGKDRGRLEIESLNQGKEIIYDGKTKTIKSKIKEEELKIEKRRKPVKEIKIKLLTPLRIIYQGKTAQNLDFHIVMRNLLRRLGLISYFHSPVPFPIAYQDLIKKAMAIKTRRTNFQILDLTRYSSRQERRIKLEGLIGEVTYEGDLTEFIPYLKIGERIHIGKGTVFGFGKYKLSILPARRGLAFDGKENK; this is encoded by the coding sequence GTGAGAATTGCCGAATTCTCCGTAAAAATGAAGGCAAAGGAGAAGATGACCTTGCCTCCCTATAAAGGCTTTCTCCTTCGGGGTGCCTTCGGTCTCGCCTTCCGCAAAGTTTCCTGCCCCTTTCCGGAGAAGGAATGTTCTGCTTGTCTCTTAAAAGCCCAATGCGTCTACTCCTATATCTTTGAGACCCCAAGGCCTGAGAACTCCGAGATTATGCGGAAATACCCAAATGTCCCCCATCCCTTCCTCCTGGAACCACCCTTAGAAAATAAGACCGAATATCAGACGGGTGACCCCTTCTCCTTTAACCTCATCCTCTTGGGTAAGGCGATTGACTATCTCCCCTATTTCATCTACTCCTTTGAAGAGATGGCACAAAAAGGTTTGGGCAAGGACCGGGGAAGATTGGAAATTGAATCCCTTAACCAAGGGAAAGAGATTATCTATGATGGCAAAACAAAAACGATAAAGAGCAAAATTAAAGAAGAGGAGTTAAAAATTGAGAAGCGCAGGAAACCCGTCAAGGAAATAAAAATTAAACTCCTCACCCCATTGCGAATTATCTATCAAGGGAAGACGGCACAAAATTTAGACTTCCATATCGTTATGAGAAATCTCCTCCGGCGGCTTGGTCTCATCTCCTATTTCCATTCCCCGGTTCCATTTCCCATTGCTTACCAAGATTTAATTAAAAAGGCGATGGCAATAAAGACCCGAAGGACCAATTTCCAGATTTTAGACCTCACCCGTTATTCCTCCCGGCAGGAGAGGAGAATAAAACTGGAAGGGCTAATTGGCGAAGTGACCTACGAGGGGGATTTGACCGAATTCATCCCCTACCTGAAAATTGGGGAGCGGATTCACATCGGCAAGGGAACGGTCTTCGGTTTTGGGAAATACAAACTGAGCATCCTACCCGCGAGGCGAGGTCTCGCCTTTGATGGAAAAGAAAATAAGTAA
- the guaB gene encoding IMP dehydrogenase yields MRGKIREALTFNDILLVPNRSKVLPKDVSLKTRFSRSIPLHIPLVSAAMDTVTEARMAITLATSGGIGVIHKNLSLAEQAEEVIKVKRAESGMILSPFTLKPNDTIRDCRDLMEKYGISGVPIVDEEGKLLGIVTKRDLLFEADGNKKLKLVMTKREGLITALEGITLEEAKRILKEKKIEKLPIIDSKGYLKGLITAKDIIKKLENPYATVDSLGRLRVAGAVGVGKDCEARAEALVSAGVDALVIDTAHAHSEMVIKKAKILRKRYKDIDIVVGNVATKEACLELLKLDIDGVKVGIGPGSICTTRVIAGVGVPQITAIMDAYSVLKREKIPLCADGGIRYSGDIVKALAFGADTVMIGNLFAGTDESPGEEVLFEGRRYKIYRAMGSIDAMKRGSKDRYFQEEAKKFVPEGIEGRVPYRGKASEVIYQLVGGIKAGFGYCGAKDIKELRRKARFVKITSEGLKESHPHDIIITKEAPNYEPPDWS; encoded by the coding sequence GTGAGAGGGAAGATCCGGGAAGCCTTAACCTTCAACGATATATTATTAGTGCCCAATCGCTCCAAGGTTCTACCGAAGGATGTCTCCCTTAAAACCCGCTTCTCCCGTTCCATCCCTTTACATATCCCCCTGGTCAGTGCCGCGATGGATACCGTGACCGAGGCGCGGATGGCAATCACCTTAGCCACCTCCGGGGGGATTGGGGTAATTCATAAAAACCTTTCTCTTGCCGAACAGGCAGAAGAGGTGATAAAGGTAAAAAGGGCAGAGAGTGGAATGATACTTTCCCCTTTCACCCTGAAACCAAACGATACGATAAGGGACTGTCGGGATTTGATGGAAAAGTACGGAATTTCTGGAGTGCCGATTGTGGATGAAGAGGGTAAACTTTTAGGAATTGTCACCAAAAGGGATTTACTCTTTGAAGCCGATGGTAATAAGAAACTGAAACTGGTGATGACCAAAAGGGAAGGTTTGATTACCGCTTTGGAAGGGATAACCTTAGAGGAGGCGAAAAGGATTCTCAAAGAGAAGAAGATTGAAAAATTGCCCATTATTGATAGTAAGGGCTACTTAAAAGGCTTAATCACCGCCAAGGATATTATCAAAAAATTGGAAAACCCTTACGCCACTGTTGACTCCTTAGGGAGATTAAGGGTGGCAGGGGCGGTTGGTGTTGGTAAGGATTGCGAAGCCCGGGCTGAAGCCTTGGTTTCCGCGGGGGTTGATGCCTTAGTGATTGATACCGCCCATGCCCATTCCGAGATGGTAATTAAGAAGGCAAAGATTTTAAGAAAGAGATATAAAGATATTGATATCGTTGTCGGCAATGTGGCAACAAAGGAAGCCTGTTTGGAACTATTGAAACTTGATATTGATGGGGTTAAGGTGGGAATTGGTCCGGGTTCTATCTGCACCACCCGGGTGATTGCCGGTGTTGGCGTTCCCCAGATTACCGCGATAATGGACGCCTATTCGGTTCTTAAAAGAGAGAAGATTCCTTTATGTGCTGATGGCGGGATAAGATATTCCGGGGATATTGTAAAGGCATTAGCCTTCGGAGCGGATACCGTAATGATTGGCAATCTCTTCGCCGGAACTGACGAGAGTCCAGGAGAAGAGGTCCTATTTGAAGGGAGGAGATATAAGATTTACCGAGCGATGGGTTCAATTGATGCGATGAAGCGGGGTTCCAAAGATAGATATTTTCAGGAGGAGGCAAAGAAATTCGTTCCCGAAGGGATTGAAGGCCGGGTTCCTTACCGGGGAAAGGCATCAGAAGTGATTTACCAATTAGTTGGTGGGATAAAAGCCGGTTTTGGTTATTGCGGGGCAAAGGATATAAAGGAATTACGCCGAAAGGCACGCTTTGTTAAAATTACGAGTGAGGGGTTAAAGGAGAGTCATCCCCACGACATCATCATCACCAAAGAAGCACCAAACTACGAACCACCAGATTGGTCATAA
- a CDS encoding TlpA disulfide reductase family protein — MNKKILLFFFLLFIFCGLKEKSLLESSKDFTLPTLAGENITLSKLKGKVVLLDFWATWCPPCRRAIPELVKIYEEYKDRNFLVLGIGLDEKTDLLKVQEELNITYPILIGNDKVAKQYEIEAIPTLILLDKRGKTQLRKVGFGEEEMVEIKNKIEELITQR, encoded by the coding sequence ATGAATAAAAAGATCCTACTTTTTTTCTTCCTACTTTTTATCTTTTGCGGGTTAAAAGAAAAAAGCCTCTTGGAGTCTTCAAAGGATTTTACCCTGCCCACCCTCGCCGGTGAAAATATCACCCTCTCCAAACTGAAAGGTAAGGTTGTCCTTCTTGACTTCTGGGCAACCTGGTGTCCACCCTGCCGGCGGGCGATTCCGGAACTAGTTAAAATCTATGAGGAGTATAAAGATAGAAACTTTTTGGTCTTAGGGATTGGTTTGGATGAAAAGACCGACCTTTTGAAGGTCCAAGAGGAGTTAAATATCACCTACCCAATTCTTATCGGTAATGATAAGGTCGCCAAGCAGTACGAAATTGAAGCCATTCCTACACTTATACTTCTTGACAAAAGGGGTAAGACGCAACTGAGAAAGGTTGGCTTCGGTGAGGAGGAGATGGTGGAGATTAAGAATAAGATTGAGGAACTAATTACTCAGAGATAA
- the trxA gene encoding thioredoxin has product MEINKKNFGEVINSPLALIDFWAEWCQPCRMMSPIIEELAKEYEGKVKIGKVNVDEEPELAERYGIMSIPALIFFAQGKVIDKVIGACPKEYLKEKIENFLKEEKDE; this is encoded by the coding sequence ATGGAAATCAATAAGAAAAACTTTGGTGAAGTTATAAACTCCCCCTTAGCCTTAATTGACTTTTGGGCGGAGTGGTGTCAACCCTGTCGGATGATGAGCCCCATCATTGAAGAACTGGCGAAGGAATACGAAGGGAAGGTGAAAATCGGGAAGGTGAATGTGGACGAAGAGCCGGAACTGGCGGAAAGATACGGCATCATGAGTATCCCGGCCTTAATCTTTTTTGCACAAGGGAAGGTGATTGATAAGGTGATCGGTGCCTGCCCCAAGGAATACTTAAAAGAGAAGATAGAAAATTTCTTAAAGGAGGAAAAGGATGAATAA
- a CDS encoding tetratricopeptide repeat protein translates to MKEIKEDKLQDYVAKFFSLYYRDRQKFLMIVGGFLAVIVALIFFLSSKPKENPEVSVRFTEALGFYSTGNLGEAEERFLEIVRRFPNQKLGIKAQFYLGNIYFHTQRYDEARRAFMQFYNKNKKDPLLSPSSLLGIANCYEEVKEYKKAGETYERVAQVYKKSPFAPPALLAAARCYKNLGNYKKAKEVYEKFLKDYPNDVARDDAKAGLSYVNTLLEKKKFR, encoded by the coding sequence ATGAAAGAGATAAAGGAAGATAAATTACAGGACTATGTGGCAAAGTTCTTTTCTCTTTATTACCGGGACCGGCAAAAATTTTTAATGATTGTCGGTGGTTTTCTGGCGGTAATTGTCGCTCTTATTTTCTTCCTCTCTTCAAAACCGAAAGAGAATCCAGAAGTTTCCGTTCGCTTCACAGAGGCATTGGGTTTTTACTCCACCGGCAATCTCGGAGAAGCGGAGGAGAGATTTTTGGAGATTGTCCGACGTTTCCCGAATCAAAAATTGGGAATCAAAGCCCAATTCTATTTAGGTAATATCTACTTCCACACCCAACGCTACGACGAGGCAAGGAGGGCTTTTATGCAGTTTTACAATAAAAATAAGAAAGATCCCCTCCTTTCTCCCAGTTCCCTTTTGGGGATTGCCAATTGTTATGAAGAGGTAAAAGAGTATAAGAAAGCGGGGGAGACCTACGAGAGGGTTGCCCAGGTTTACAAGAAGTCACCATTTGCCCCACCCGCCCTTCTTGCCGCCGCCCGCTGTTATAAGAATTTGGGAAATTATAAAAAGGCAAAAGAGGTCTACGAGAAGTTTCTCAAAGATTATCCCAACGATGTGGCAAGAGACGATGCCAAAGCCGGTCTCTCTTATGTCAATACCCTCTTAGAAAAGAAGAAATTCCGGTAG
- the purD gene encoding phosphoribosylamine--glycine ligase — protein sequence MRILVVGGGGREHALLYSLARSPDTELFACPGNGGISQIAQCFPIPADDLPSLLEFAREKKIDLTVVGPELPLALGIVDVFEKEGLFIFGPNKEAARLESDKGFAREFMRRYDIPIPEFFVTEDPKEAKRVAKHLFRKSPFQSCVIKASGLAAGKGAFILNSIKEIEETIDDLMVKKTLGEAGNKVVVEEFILGEEASLIAFTDSETILPCLPSQDHKRLYDHDEGPNTGGMGAYAPAPLIDERIYKKANEKIFLPFLKGLKKEGIIYKGIIYAGIIVSNGEPYLLEFNCRFGDPETQALLPLLKTDLKEVIIKTIEGKLKDLELIWEEGYALNVVLASRGYPGHYEKGKLIKIPERYEKAIIFHSGTVKKDNEFYTAGGRVISVTGLGKTLLEAKENAYKVCEEIQFEGRHFRKDIGDKGIKRLNEKRKMA from the coding sequence ATGCGCATCTTAGTAGTGGGCGGTGGTGGTCGGGAGCATGCGCTTCTCTATTCTCTGGCGCGCTCTCCGGATACAGAACTATTCGCTTGTCCGGGAAATGGAGGAATTTCCCAGATTGCCCAGTGTTTTCCTATCCCCGCCGATGATCTACCCTCCCTTTTGGAGTTTGCCCGGGAGAAAAAGATTGACTTAACGGTAGTCGGTCCGGAACTCCCCCTTGCCTTAGGGATTGTGGATGTCTTTGAGAAAGAAGGGCTTTTCATCTTCGGACCGAATAAAGAGGCTGCCCGTTTAGAATCGGACAAGGGGTTTGCCCGGGAATTTATGCGGCGATACGATATTCCCATTCCGGAATTTTTCGTGACCGAAGACCCCAAAGAGGCAAAGAGGGTCGCTAAGCATCTTTTCCGAAAGAGTCCGTTCCAATCCTGTGTCATCAAGGCGAGTGGTTTGGCAGCAGGGAAAGGGGCGTTTATCTTAAATTCTATAAAAGAGATAGAAGAGACGATTGACGACCTAATGGTTAAGAAGACCTTAGGTGAAGCGGGAAATAAGGTAGTGGTGGAAGAGTTTATTCTGGGCGAAGAGGCATCTCTAATCGCCTTCACCGATAGCGAAACAATTTTACCCTGTCTCCCTTCTCAAGACCATAAACGCCTTTATGATCACGATGAAGGTCCGAATACCGGTGGGATGGGTGCCTATGCCCCAGCACCATTAATTGACGAGAGAATCTATAAAAAGGCAAACGAAAAAATTTTCTTACCTTTTCTGAAAGGGCTAAAAAAGGAAGGGATTATTTATAAAGGGATAATCTATGCCGGAATTATTGTCAGTAATGGTGAACCTTATCTCTTAGAATTTAATTGTCGGTTTGGCGATCCGGAGACCCAAGCGCTTTTACCTTTGTTAAAAACTGATTTGAAAGAAGTGATTATCAAAACAATTGAAGGAAAATTGAAAGATTTAGAATTGATTTGGGAGGAAGGCTATGCCTTAAATGTCGTTTTAGCCTCCCGGGGGTATCCGGGCCATTACGAGAAGGGGAAGTTAATTAAAATTCCGGAAAGATATGAGAAGGCGATAATTTTCCATTCGGGAACGGTAAAGAAGGATAACGAGTTCTACACCGCCGGGGGTAGGGTGATCTCGGTCACTGGTTTAGGAAAGACCCTTCTTGAGGCAAAGGAGAATGCCTATAAGGTTTGCGAAGAGATTCAATTTGAGGGGAGGCATTTTCGGAAGGATATTGGGGATAAGGGGATAAAAAGGCTCAATGAAAAAAGAAAAATGGCGTGA
- a CDS encoding low molecular weight protein arginine phosphatase — translation MKKEKWRDHPKLIKKIREISEVGVVLLPYRQTKIFVSKEKEKLPLPSRLLFSAEALRRELPNSQVEEILKKIFPASLLFHFKEKEYLTLASDPILEKIFPESEEIFLSEWEEEKNWEVGLWVEKEAEKIKPFTILNVQTNPFLLEKKGEVGILEIERAIGEKIKLAPSLIFSVLIVCTGNTCRSPMAKGILENLLKGDRVFIYSAGTNGLKNSPPSDYAQKAVARFGGDISRHLSQPLTKEMIEDADLILVMEKRHLLRIKEMVPEAESKTFMLSGYPEKEGEDILDPIGLSYETFLEVGEEMKTYLAKVALDIKERL, via the coding sequence ATGAAAAAAGAAAAATGGCGTGATCACCCAAAACTTATTAAAAAGATAAGGGAGATAAGCGAGGTCGGGGTTGTCCTCCTCCCTTACCGGCAAACAAAAATTTTTGTCTCCAAAGAAAAAGAAAAATTGCCTCTCCCCTCTCGCCTCCTTTTTTCCGCCGAAGCGCTGAGAAGAGAACTGCCCAACTCGCAGGTAGAAGAAATCCTCAAAAAAATTTTCCCCGCCTCCCTCCTCTTTCACTTTAAGGAGAAGGAATACCTAACTCTTGCCTCGGACCCAATCTTGGAGAAAATTTTTCCGGAAAGCGAAGAAATTTTCTTATCGGAATGGGAAGAAGAAAAGAATTGGGAAGTTGGTCTCTGGGTGGAAAAGGAGGCGGAGAAGATAAAACCTTTTACGATTCTCAATGTCCAAACTAATCCCTTCCTTTTGGAAAAGAAAGGGGAAGTTGGGATATTAGAGATTGAGAGGGCAATTGGCGAAAAGATTAAATTAGCCCCTTCCCTTATTTTTTCCGTTCTCATTGTCTGCACCGGCAATACCTGCCGGAGTCCAATGGCTAAGGGGATACTGGAAAATCTCTTGAAAGGAGATAGAGTCTTCATCTATTCTGCGGGCACCAATGGCTTAAAAAACTCTCCGCCCTCTGATTATGCCCAAAAGGCGGTAGCAAGATTTGGTGGGGATATCTCGCGCCACCTCTCTCAACCATTAACCAAGGAGATGATTGAAGATGCGGACCTGATTTTGGTGATGGAAAAGAGGCATCTTCTAAGAATAAAGGAGATGGTGCCGGAGGCAGAAAGTAAAACCTTTATGCTTTCCGGTTATCCGGAAAAGGAAGGGGAAGATATCCTTGACCCAATCGGTCTCTCTTATGAGACATTTTTAGAAGTGGGTGAAGAGATGAAAACCTATTTGGCAAAAGTCGCTTTGGATATAAAGGAGAGGTTATGA
- a CDS encoding acyl-CoA dehydrogenase family protein: protein MDKFLTEEQKMIKDLARKIAEEKVKPIRQKLDETGEYPYEIMKEFAKADLFRIYIPVEYEGMGGGVFEMCLAVEEISRICGGVGVSYAACGLAAFPIILFGSEEQKKKYLPRIAQGEICAFALTEAQAGSDASNVQTTARREGNYYILNGTKQFITNGSVANIYVVIAATDKKRGARGLSAFIVEKGTPGFNFGKEENKMGIRCSKTTELIFQDCPIPEENLLGREGMGFIITMRTFDKTRPGVGAQAVGIAQGALEEALTYAKNRIQFGQPIASFQTIQNYLADMATEIEAARQLVYYAAKVCDSGAKNISALSSMAKLFASDVAMRTTIKAVQIFGGYGYMKDYPVEKMLRDAKITQIYEGTNEIQRLVIASELLKGTAYPTL, encoded by the coding sequence ATAGATAAATTTTTAACCGAAGAACAGAAGATGATAAAAGATTTGGCAAGAAAAATTGCCGAAGAGAAGGTGAAACCAATTCGGCAGAAATTGGATGAGACCGGTGAATATCCTTATGAGATAATGAAGGAGTTTGCCAAGGCGGATTTATTCCGAATTTATATCCCGGTAGAATACGAAGGGATGGGGGGCGGTGTTTTTGAGATGTGTCTGGCGGTGGAAGAGATCTCCCGCATCTGCGGTGGGGTGGGCGTTTCTTATGCCGCCTGCGGGCTAGCCGCCTTTCCCATCATCCTCTTCGGCTCAGAAGAGCAGAAGAAAAAATATCTCCCCCGGATTGCCCAAGGCGAGATCTGCGCCTTCGCCTTAACCGAAGCCCAGGCGGGTTCTGATGCCTCTAATGTCCAAACGACCGCCCGGCGCGAGGGAAATTATTATATCCTCAACGGCACAAAGCAATTTATCACCAACGGCAGTGTTGCCAATATCTATGTGGTGATTGCCGCAACCGATAAGAAGAGAGGGGCAAGAGGTCTCTCGGCATTCATCGTTGAGAAAGGGACCCCTGGTTTCAATTTCGGTAAAGAAGAGAATAAGATGGGGATTCGGTGTTCTAAGACAACCGAACTAATCTTTCAAGATTGCCCGATACCAGAGGAGAACCTTTTGGGAAGAGAAGGGATGGGATTTATCATCACGATGCGCACCTTTGACAAGACAAGGCCCGGGGTTGGTGCCCAGGCGGTCGGGATTGCTCAGGGCGCCTTAGAAGAGGCACTGACTTATGCCAAAAACCGAATTCAATTTGGTCAACCGATTGCCTCTTTTCAAACAATTCAAAATTATCTTGCCGATATGGCAACCGAGATTGAAGCGGCAAGGCAACTGGTCTATTATGCGGCAAAGGTTTGCGACTCCGGTGCCAAAAATATCTCCGCCCTCTCTTCCATGGCAAAACTCTTCGCTTCCGATGTGGCGATGCGGACGACCATCAAGGCGGTCCAAATCTTTGGCGGTTATGGTTATATGAAAGATTACCCAGTAGAGAAGATGCTGCGGGATGCGAAAATTACCCAAATCTACGAGGGGACAAACGAAATCCAAAGACTAGTCATCGCCTCCGAACTACTAAAAGGGACCGCTTATCCAACACTTTGA
- a CDS encoding FG-GAP-like repeat-containing protein: MKSLIYLLAISFLFADHPVFRKERYEKILKEKPDNPEVLRQLGMTYFKLRDFDKAEEYLKKSLSLSPTFEMKVWYYKAKAKLAEGKEREVKRLKEEIKNLIKEKSEENLTIAYEVFSIIDTNQAKILSEEIVKKFPESKTGYLILVHNLFYDSLYPIWNNDTLKIQYLNRFLERYPKTEWRFTAYQYLLTSLFYLKDYPSLITNMERMLKEDSLNPLAYNFAANLLLRAETLTMRAKEYARKARELAPGFKKFPNLPEEQWQLQKPRLLPDANFNYARAYFRLGDLDSAEIYATKAIEGSNFDLDNDATSSPYYYLLGQIKEKKGDLGEAIKNYCQSLIEGDVNNFWSKKSDSALKRIFKDTTEILPTARKIFRYRGPTFLDITEQVGLKERRETRVAFGDYDNDGYEDLLLNGCKLFKNIKGKEFQEVSAGAGLGNFSSGGGLFADFDNDGFLDIIACGGGEKGDRIFKNNGDGTFTEMTEIANVSDSYPTEGLGVGDYNNDGFLDIYFANYEDWATHKYFPDFLYRNNGNFQFTNVTESAGIIPPFKEDRAGRGVNWCDYNEDGLIDIYVSNYRLQENFLWHNLGDGKFINLAPKLGIAGDETLDYYGHTIGSEWTDYDNDGDFDLITCNLAHPRYIEFSNRTRLYQNQGAPDYQFIDKRKEAGIKYEETHSEPCFGDLDNDGDLDLYLTSVYENRRSFLYENDGKGKFFDITYLSGTRVFNGWGAAFCDFDNDGDLDLIVGSGSGLKFFANQTKNKGNYLKIKLVGQKSNRDCIGAKITAYYQDKIMARQVEGGKGTTNQNSLIIHFGFGKYKGPVKLEIKFPSGKRKVLENIKLNQLLVVSEES, from the coding sequence TTGAAATCCTTAATTTATCTTTTAGCAATCTCTTTCCTCTTTGCTGACCACCCTGTCTTCCGCAAGGAAAGATACGAGAAGATCTTAAAGGAAAAACCGGATAATCCAGAAGTTCTTAGGCAATTGGGAATGACCTATTTTAAGTTGAGGGATTTTGATAAAGCAGAAGAATATCTTAAAAAATCTTTAAGCCTCTCCCCTACTTTTGAGATGAAAGTCTGGTATTATAAAGCGAAGGCGAAGTTAGCAGAAGGAAAAGAAAGAGAAGTGAAGAGGTTAAAAGAAGAGATAAAGAATTTAATAAAAGAGAAGAGTGAAGAGAATTTAACGATTGCCTATGAGGTCTTCTCAATAATTGATACCAATCAGGCAAAAATCCTCAGTGAAGAGATTGTTAAAAAATTTCCCGAATCAAAAACCGGTTATCTCATCCTCGTCCACAACCTCTTCTATGACAGCCTCTATCCCATCTGGAATAACGATACCTTAAAAATCCAGTATCTGAACCGCTTCTTAGAGAGGTATCCCAAGACCGAGTGGCGCTTTACTGCTTACCAGTATCTTTTAACTTCTCTATTCTATTTAAAAGATTATCCTTCTTTAATTACCAATATGGAAAGGATGTTAAAAGAGGATTCCCTAAATCCCCTCGCCTATAACTTTGCCGCCAATCTTCTTCTGAGAGCGGAGACTTTAACGATGAGGGCAAAAGAATACGCAAGGAAGGCAAGAGAATTGGCACCGGGATTTAAGAAGTTTCCTAATCTCCCCGAGGAGCAGTGGCAACTGCAAAAACCCCGTCTCTTACCGGATGCCAATTTCAATTACGCCCGGGCATACTTCCGCTTGGGAGATTTGGACTCCGCTGAGATTTATGCGACAAAAGCGATTGAAGGGAGTAATTTTGATTTAGATAACGATGCCACCAGTTCTCCCTATTATTACCTCTTGGGGCAAATTAAAGAGAAGAAAGGAGATCTTGGAGAGGCAATTAAAAATTATTGCCAATCCCTGATTGAAGGTGATGTGAATAATTTCTGGTCAAAAAAATCGGACTCCGCCCTCAAGAGGATCTTTAAGGATACGACAGAGATTCTTCCTACTGCCCGGAAAATTTTCCGTTACCGTGGACCAACATTTCTTGACATCACCGAGCAGGTTGGTCTTAAAGAGCGAAGAGAGACAAGGGTTGCCTTCGGCGATTACGATAACGATGGTTATGAAGATTTACTTCTCAATGGCTGTAAGTTATTTAAGAATATTAAAGGAAAGGAATTTCAGGAAGTGAGTGCCGGCGCGGGACTGGGCAATTTTTCTTCCGGTGGTGGTCTCTTTGCCGATTTTGATAATGATGGCTTCTTAGATATCATCGCTTGTGGCGGCGGGGAAAAAGGGGACAGAATCTTCAAGAATAATGGCGATGGCACTTTTACCGAGATGACCGAAATCGCCAATGTTAGTGATTCTTATCCCACCGAAGGCTTGGGAGTTGGGGATTATAATAATGATGGCTTCTTAGATATCTATTTTGCCAACTACGAAGACTGGGCAACTCACAAGTATTTCCCAGATTTTCTTTATAGGAATAACGGTAATTTCCAATTCACCAATGTGACGGAATCGGCTGGCATTATTCCCCCGTTTAAGGAAGACCGGGCTGGTCGGGGTGTTAACTGGTGCGATTATAACGAAGATGGTCTAATTGACATCTATGTCTCAAACTACCGTTTGCAAGAGAATTTCCTCTGGCACAATCTGGGAGATGGTAAATTTATTAACCTTGCCCCCAAATTAGGTATCGCGGGGGATGAGACCCTTGACTATTATGGCCATACGATTGGCTCGGAGTGGACGGATTATGATAACGATGGCGACTTTGATTTAATCACTTGTAATTTAGCCCACCCCCGTTATATTGAATTTTCTAACCGGACAAGACTTTACCAGAACCAAGGAGCGCCCGATTATCAATTTATTGATAAGAGAAAGGAAGCCGGGATAAAATATGAGGAGACCCATTCCGAACCCTGCTTCGGTGATCTTGATAACGACGGTGACTTAGATTTATACCTCACCTCGGTCTATGAGAATAGAAGGAGTTTCTTATACGAAAATGATGGAAAAGGTAAATTTTTTGACATTACCTATTTGAGTGGTACTCGGGTCTTCAACGGCTGGGGCGCTGCCTTTTGTGATTTTGACAATGACGGCGACTTAGATTTAATTGTTGGTTCTGGTTCCGGATTAAAATTCTTTGCGAATCAAACCAAAAATAAGGGCAATTACTTAAAGATAAAACTGGTTGGTCAGAAATCAAATAGAGATTGTATTGGGGCAAAAATTACTGCCTATTACCAAGATAAGATAATGGCCAGGCAGGTGGAAGGAGGAAAGGGAACAACCAACCAGAACTCTTTAATTATCCATTTCGGCTTCGGGAAGTATAAAGGACCGGTTAAATTGGAGATAAAATTCCCCTCGGGAAAGAGAAAGGTCTTAGAAAATATAAAGTTGAACCAACTCTTAGTTGTTTCCGAAGAATCGTAA